In Vibrio lentus, the genomic stretch GCTGCAACCTAACGGCACTGTCGAGCGGTGAAATCATCTATCTTGATCGCGCAGAAACCGAAGCCCCGCTTCGCTTCCATCTACAACCCGGCTCTCGCGTGCCCGTACATTGCTCAGCCACAGGCAAATTGTTTTTGGCGCACATGTCGAAATCACAACGCAGAAGACTGATCGAAAGTGTGCCCCTCACTCAATACACAGTAAAAACCATCACCGACTATTCGACGCTAGAGAAAGACATCGAAGAAGCGAAGATCCAAGGTTTTGCTATTGATGATGAAGAATTCTTACCCGGTTTAGTCTGTATCGCTGTATTGATACCGTCTTCTACTGGTCAATCCAATCTTGGCTTAGCAATACAAGCGCCAGTGATTCGCGTAAAACCAGACGAAGCGATCAAGTTTCTGCCAGCTCTTCAAAAAGCAGCAAAAGCGCTCGCTAAAATCGAGTCTGATAACTGGGGCTAGTGAGCAGAACTATCTCAGAAAATGACCAAGATTAGCGAATCAACATCAATGAACTTCGACCAATCAACATTTGGTCGAAGTCATTTCAACACATGCCACCCCGCACATAAGCAACACGTCTAAAGTAATCACAACAAAGGAATCACGATGCTAAACATTAAGAACCAGCACTTACTCTCTTTTATGGTGACAGAAGCGAACAACGCAGTTGCAGTCACAAACCCAGCAACGGGTGAGCTTATTGGCCACGCACCAATCTCATCTGAGGCAGAGTTAGAGAGCGCTATCGAACGTGCTCATGTTGCGCAGAAAGAGTGGGCAAAAATTCCCGCTAAATCCCGTGCTGCATTGCTAAGTGGTTGGCATCAACTGATCCTTGAAAACAAAGAAGATCTTGCTCGCCTAATGACCATTGAACAAGGTAAGCCGTTAGCAGAAGCAACGGGCGAAGTGGTGTATGGCGCGAGCTTTATTGAATGGTTTGCCGAAGAAGCCAAGCGCACCTATGGTGATTCTATTCCTAGCACCGCCGCTGGCAAACGCTTGGTGACCATCAAGCAACCTATCGGAGTCGCATGTGCCATTACGCCATGGAACTTTCCGATTGCGATGATCACTCGTAAGGCCGCTCCTGCCCTTGCTGCCGGCTGTAGTTTTATTGTGAAGCCCTCAGATGAAACGCCGCTTTCTGCATTTGCTGTGGTTGAATTGGCTTACCAAGCGGGCATTCCTAAAGATCTACTTCAAGTCGTACTTGGCGATAGCCCTGAACAGATTGGCGAGCTTTTCACATCACACCCACTGATCAAAAAGATCTCTTTTACTGGTTCGACTCGAGTCGGCAGTATCTTGATGGCTCAAGCTGCGAAAGGCATTAAGCGCACCTCAATGGAACTGGGTGGCAATGCACCGTTTATCGTGTTTGACGATGCGGATATCGACGCTGCCGTTCAAGGCGCAATGGCTTCAAAATTCCGTAATGCAGGCCAAACCTGTGTTTGTGCGAACCGTTTCTACGTTCATAGCAAGGTGCATGACGAGTTTGTAGCAAAATTCGACCAAGCCGTTCAGCAGCTTAAAATCGGTAACGGATTAGATGAAGGCGTCACTATTGGCCCGGTTATCAGTGAAAGGGCGAAACAAAACATTCAAGGTTTGATTGACCGAGCGATTGAACAAGGTGCGCAGCCTGTAACCCCAACTCAAGCGCTTGACGGCTTGTTCATTCAACCTGTGGTTCTTAAAGATGTAAAACACAGCATGGACATCGTTCAACAAGAGATCTTCGGCCCAGTCGCACCTGTGATGAAATTCGAAACTGATGAAGAACTTATCGAGATGGCCAACGATACCATTTATGGTTTGGCGTCTTACTTCTACAGCCAGAACATTCACCGCGTATGGCAGGTAGCAGAAGCGCTTGAATACGGCATGGTTGGCATTAATGACGGTATGATCTCAACCGAAGTCGCGCCTTTCGGTGGCGTGAAACAATCAGGTATTGGCCGTGAAGGTGCGAAAGAAGGCATCGATGAGTACATGGACATTAAGTATCTTTGCTTTGGCGGAAAATAAGGTT encodes the following:
- a CDS encoding NAD-dependent succinate-semialdehyde dehydrogenase, producing MLNIKNQHLLSFMVTEANNAVAVTNPATGELIGHAPISSEAELESAIERAHVAQKEWAKIPAKSRAALLSGWHQLILENKEDLARLMTIEQGKPLAEATGEVVYGASFIEWFAEEAKRTYGDSIPSTAAGKRLVTIKQPIGVACAITPWNFPIAMITRKAAPALAAGCSFIVKPSDETPLSAFAVVELAYQAGIPKDLLQVVLGDSPEQIGELFTSHPLIKKISFTGSTRVGSILMAQAAKGIKRTSMELGGNAPFIVFDDADIDAAVQGAMASKFRNAGQTCVCANRFYVHSKVHDEFVAKFDQAVQQLKIGNGLDEGVTIGPVISERAKQNIQGLIDRAIEQGAQPVTPTQALDGLFIQPVVLKDVKHSMDIVQQEIFGPVAPVMKFETDEELIEMANDTIYGLASYFYSQNIHRVWQVAEALEYGMVGINDGMISTEVAPFGGVKQSGIGREGAKEGIDEYMDIKYLCFGGK
- a CDS encoding IclR family transcriptional regulator, producing MQTETPQVQGDTPTLRLFALLEVIAQKDEFISLQGLVEETGLPKPTLHRMLQQLEAAGIIQRDGDEKHYSSGIRLRKLAENLLFNSTMHSARRTILENLRAEVGESCNLTALSSGEIIYLDRAETEAPLRFHLQPGSRVPVHCSATGKLFLAHMSKSQRRRLIESVPLTQYTVKTITDYSTLEKDIEEAKIQGFAIDDEEFLPGLVCIAVLIPSSTGQSNLGLAIQAPVIRVKPDEAIKFLPALQKAAKALAKIESDNWG